tcattttccttcccttgcggcgcggtccggactgtccaccgaaatatgtgacagtcgtcccttcctttccttgcgctgccgtcgcgcgctatctgtcggggcagtggcgtacattgcgaggaggaggagcaggcatttttcgctcacggccgacgccgacgacaccggcttttctgcgacacgagctccttgacgctgtcgcgttaaaaattccAAGCCCTCTATTACGGCCCCCCTTGAATCGCATAGTGGTAGAGAGGTCACGTTACCTAGTGAAGTCTTCGCAACCAGGCCACTGTAGCAGGTGGCAACCTATAGTCTCTGGATTGTGAGCaccctgtccaccgtggcaggtcatACTTTTCAACGCGTACACACAGATCATGTGTGATCACATGACCTGGCACTTTGCTTCGACCCAACTGTGTCACCAGACGGCGCCAAACGAGCCGACGAACTCCTTTTGCTTCGTATAATAcgagaaaatttgttttgaggaaaggaaatgacgcagtaagtgTCTCGCATACATCTCACGAGCTAGACTGTTTTAGCCCATTTCCTCTGAAGCAAATCTAACTGCTTGTCGGTATACCGCGTGTGTAACGCATGCCTTAATTCTGTGTTGCTGGAGTCGTTCTACGTGTGTACTCTTGCCAAGCAGAGCGGTGTGTGTCACTTGAAATGCAGGTGGATGGCGCTAACTTTCGTAGGTTTCTCTACACTGTAAGCCCCAAAAAGAACCGATCTACAACGTAGCGAACTGTTGCAGTGCctgggctttttttcttttctttttttaactgtaCACTCTAAAGAAGTCTTGACTGGTAGTCGACATggatccggagcccttcactacggcgtctcgtgCCATATGCAACTTTGGGAGGTAAATCCCACACAGCATGCCGTGCCAAATCTACAGTGTGTTGTTATGCCAGTTTGACCTGAAAATGTTTCCTTGTTCCGACGGATGAACTATATATTTCCGATCGGTTGAAACGACAACGACCGCTCGTCCCTTTGCAGCCTACGGTGGAAGCTCCAACTACCTGATGGGCATGACGGATCCGCGCTTTGACCCCAGAATGAACCCTCTAGCCGACTGGAGCGACCTCATGGCTGTGCGGGCTGGCCGGGAAGTTCTGATGGGGCTCAAGTACCCGGCCGACGAAACGCGTCGCTCGCTGTACGCTTCCTGGCTAAGGGTGCTCGCCTCCAACCAGTGGCACGACTCCTTCGACGGCCTCATGCTGGAGTGCCTCGCAGCGACGCCGTCACCAACGACCCCGGAACAGCCCCTGTTCGCCAACATGTACTCGGTGCGGCACCCCGCTGACGGACCCATCCCGGACATCCTGGCGTCcgtgctcaacctcggccagctGCCCGATCTGTTCACGGACGAACGGGAACCAGTGGAGCCCCTGCCTACTTCAGCCGGGTTCGTCGATTACCTGGCCGACCTCATCCGCAAGGGCGGCACCAGCCGAGCGGCCCTGGACGAAGCCGGCCTGATAATCGGCTTCTGCAGCCTGGCGCTGGCCGTAGCCGCATCCAAGCCTCCCAAGGAGGTGCGGGCCTTCTTTCGCCACCGACTGAAGAGAGCGCTGGTGGCGGCGGTGCCGACGTCGTTCAACGGGGACATGTTCATACCGAGGAACAGGTTCCTGTGCAAACTCGCCCTCAAGTGTGTCTACGAGTCCGGTGTGATCAAACCTTTCTTCGTGCTTCTGGTGCTGGGCCAATACGCCTACCACCTCAACGTGGAGGCCGCGCCCAGGTAGGAACGGACTTTTTTTTACGCACCTCTGTATAACAGAGCTGTGTctttccggtactcacctatggggcaaaaacgtggaggctaatgaaagcGTTTAGCTTAAATTgacgacaacgcagcaagctatagaaaggaaaatcaTAGGTTTAACATTAAGAGACGGGAGGATGACAAAGTGGGCCAGGGATCACAGACAAATGACATCGATCCTAGTCATAATCaacagaaagaaatgggcttgggcagggcatgtaatgcgaaggcaagataaccgatggttgtttagggtaacagagtggattccaagagaaggcaagcgtagcacgggttgcagaaagttaggtgggtggttgagagtaagaagtttgcggagataaggtggccgcagctggcataggacagggttaattggagagacatgagagaggcctttgtcctgccgtggcgtaatcaggctgatgatgatgaaggtatATAAGAGCCAAAACAGAGGACGAACGGTGATGCTCTGAGAGCGAAGCCTTAAGGAACGGGCTGGCGTTGCGTTGATAACTAACATGAAAACGTCCATTCAACCGGAAGGTCTGTTCACAGCCTTAATTTTGGAAGTTCCAGTGTGCAGACTCTCAGTTGAATCGACTCTGGTATTATGATTCGCAAAGTACATTAGGCTTTAAGCGGACATATTGACTTAATTTTCAGATCGTTACTAGTCCTCTAGGCGTGACGACTGACGTCCTCAGTGTCGTGGAGCCAGCTGcctgcttgatttttttttttgttttcgcggCCACCAGTTTTAGAGCTGAAAACTAAAAACTTCGCAGGTACACCACATCACCTTATGTGTTGGCAGTGCGATAGCGATAGAAGCCGTTGATGCCTTTCCCGATAGTGACGTCAGTTTTCCGGTATGATGACATTCCTTCCCTTCATCTAAGGGGAATTGTCTGCTCTGGTGAGGTCAGTTTCTCCCGACCAATGAAAATTATCGTGTCTAGTGACGCCACTTCCCCCAGAAAATGGGCTAAATTTGTAAGCGACGAGGCATTTTGGCCTCTTAAGAATGCTATCGCACTAAATGTGACTAACTGCTCGATCTTTCTGTTTCACTCGGGATTTTGTAGTATTAGCTCGctcttcttccttttcctttccgTCTTTCCTTCCTGTGCCTCCATCTCACTTCTTCCCTCCTTCCTCGTTTATCTCCCTCCCGCTTCCTTCTATGCCCTTTCCTACCTTGCTGAGTCATCTGCACTCACGAAACTTAATTTTGCAGCGCTGACATCAGGTTCCTGGAGGAAGGGTTCCTGAACAAGACCAAATACGGCCGCCTCGAAGTGGTCCGGCTCCTGTACGCCGTGCAAAAGCAGAGCGGGCTGGACGCCAAGGAGCTCAACCGGCTCATCCGGTCGTACGGGGCCCTGCGCTCCATAGCCCAGTCCAGCTCCGTCGTCGCCGCGTTCCTGGACCACGCCGAGGAGCCGATGCAGAAGACGAGGCCGTGGTGCCTCGCGCCCAACCCCAGCGCCTGCCTGGACCTAGACCTGTGCGACCACTTGGACTACGCCATCAGGCTGACTGCGCTGCTGGCGCCCCACCCCGAACACAAGTTATGGCGGAGGCCCGAGTTCGCGGTCGTATCCATGTCGCGCATCAAGGAGTCTCTGCTCTGGGCCCGGGTCTTCAGGCGCTACGTTCGAAATAAGAAGAACGAGAACTCGGCGGTGCGTTAAGGAGCGCCCCCTATGGGCATCCCCGCTGCTGCTCTTGCAGTGGGGCATGTTTTGACATGGGGCCCAGATAATGGGCCGACCGTCGTTCTAACACTTTGCCGCGGTGAATTTTGAGTTCCAGCCGGAACTCTGCAGCATCAAGAGGATGCAACCAGTGTGCCACATGACTGCCGCTCCTTGCCGCTTCGGAAATAAAATAGGTGTGCTTCAAGCACCGTGTTGTTCATAAGTTGTTTTCGATACTTTCTCTTCGTTGAGAACAATTTTTTTAGGTAACGACAGAGCTGCAGCTACTGATGCAGCAAATGGACTCTGTAATCGACAGCCTGGCGTGGGCTTTCATACCGTATAGTTCTGATCCAAGgactgatttctagcgtgcttgtTGAAGGAAGCTTTCGATAGCGGAGTTCCGCAGCACGCGAGGGCCTAATTATACAACTTACATGCTAGTTTGTCCAAACATTTTTAGATTTGTTCCATATTGTTAGTACTCGCAGCTCAGTGTAAAGGAATGCCAGACATGTGCACTCCACGTGGGCGGAATATCCATGAGTATCAAGTGTGTAGGGTTGTACGCGACCGCGCGTGAATAGCACACTTTCGGTAGCTCATAGCTTCCGCTCCACTGTTCGTCACAAGTGCGAATAGCCACAGCTTGTGGCCAGTGCACGTACTGTTCGAAACAGTCAAGAAGCTGCTGCAAAAATCTGCGGCGCCTCGATCCATTGATTTCACTCTGGAAACTAGCCAAAGAAGATGGTTgaatagttctatgtacaaatgttagcgcagaAATAAGAGACACTCaaaagaaaggtggacaagacaacgcacgttgtcttgtccacctttcttgtgactgtctcttatttttgcggtaacatttgtacatagaactatgcaccaactagccccgcaacaagtgttacttaaGATGGTTTAGTTTTGGGTCAAAGGTACTGAACTCGTTAAAGggccccaggtggtagaaatttccggagcccttcactacggcgtccctcatagcctgagtcgcttcgggacggtaaacccccataaacataaacctgaacTCGCTTCGCTGAAAAAAGTTGACTAGAGTGCGGATACTCAACGGATACACAACTATCCATCCTCAACATGGACCCTTCATACTGTCCCAGCGAAATGTTCACATAAATAGCAAAACTGCGAAGGCTTCTGCAGTTGGGTTTTGAATTGGCCGAGTGTATTCCACCAAAAGGAATGAACTTAATATAAATTAGCCAGGAAGTTCCGCTTGGAAATGACGATTAATTAAGGTCACTTTTATAGAGGTTTAGCTCTTAGGACAATGTCTCAGCGAAACACTGCTTGGGGCAGGAAATTCTGGTTAGTTCCGGTTTTTTACTATTTTAGTACATCTAAAGTCTGGAGAACTTGTGTTTCGAAAAGCAATAATTTCTCCAGATCCGCTCAAAGGCCCGCCATGGCCGAATTTTATAAGTTTTAAGGCACTGGGGAACGCCGTTACTCTGCTTGTGCCGGCGgtggctcgttttttttttttttttctgttggacACCGTTGCCATGACAACGATACGACGCTCCAGTTGGTTCTCCTCCAGCCGCTAAGGGCTAAGGGAGGACTTGGTATGTATATGAAGGTATCTACCATCGACTAGGCGTTCTACCCAGAATCTTCATATCCGTATGCTCCGACAAACACAACCTGcgcgaaaagacaaaaaaaaaaaaagaagcccgagCCAGTATGTCAAAAAAGGCGCGTTCTCGCCTATTCTATTTCCCCGCAGCAACACCGTTTGCGAGTAGGGCCTGCAGTTCGCTTTCACCAGCTATGCTAggccgcgccatgagggaagggagaTCTAGTTCAAAAAACATAAAATCTCCCCAAAACGTCCCAAAAATAACCCATCGGGACATATGGAGTACTCATAGGAGGGGCTCATATCCCCCGACGCATTACTACCCGGGAGGGGCCCAGCCCCAATCCCCACCACAGAGCGAAGTCAGCGAAATCATCCTAAATTAGACTTGACCAAACCTTTAATCACTGGCCGAAAGGTCCCTATCCCACACGCACGACATCCCCTGGCGCCAGCTTCAAACGCACGCCATTCCAAATCCCGCAGTTCTTTCCCATATATCTACCCCACCCTCTACTCTCCCAACTGCAGACCCTGCGGTGGTCATGCTACCCTATCCCACATCATGTGGACCCGCCCTGTCTCCCCCTACCGCTTAATCACTACAGGGAGCAGTGGGAAGCCGTGCTGCGCAGCTGAGCAGGGCTTTCAGGCTCGGCTCGTCCAACTGGCTGACTGGGTCGCTCAGGGCTGTAATTAAGCTCTTGACGATCCGGCGGGGTTAACCCGCTACGCTATGAGCGGCGCCGCTCCTCTCACTCAGCTAATAAAGTTGATTGTCCGTCTGTCCTGATCACATCCAAAAAACGTTCCAACATTCAGCTGTGTCAAAAAATTCAGCGTCCCAGGGAAGGCCTCAAAAACGTTACTTTGTACTTTCTCGGCTGTGGTTTCATACACTGCGCTTTTTTATTGCACTGCATGCGGTCACCGTATCGATGATGCGCGCAATATTTCATGCTCCGCGTAGAACTGCACcgctagtttcttttttttttcttaatgtatGCACTCTGCTGCTAAGAAGGAGCAGCAGACgcatgtatgcaccatttaatacGCAATGCAGCGCTCCGGCATCGGCATATAAGTATGAACACTTCATCCTAATACTGTACACTACACTTTAGTAATGCCCATGGTTAACGACATGGATATAAGAAGCACACACCGGCGGGTTGCTTAGAGCCCTGCCTGACGCTCGTCCCTCCCCCGGAGAGTGAGAACGCGGCATGGTTCCACAAGCCCTAACGTGATCGACGCTTTGCTCTTCTTCTGCAATGTGGAGGAGAAGGAGGCAAGGCGCCACACTGGCGGACGGACATCTGGCTGCGCGGTCGGCGGCGACGCACTTTTGCGCATAGTCTcaggcttttttatttttattttacggGGAAGTGGCCGGTCGCCGAGGCAACCCCTGCCCGGGCTCAACTCTTTCGCCCTTTCAAGGACACAAGGAGTATTCGCAACGCAGCGGGTGGTCGCATGAAAGCTGGTCTGGACGTGCGGAGCAATTCGTCAAATCTGCCATTAACGCGCCTTTTGTGATTATTGCTGCGCTGGCGTTGCGTTCTTCTCTTCACATCAAAAGGATGGTTCACGTGGCACGTAGAATTTTAAGGGAAAGGGAGACCTGGCGACGCTGTCCAAGCGTTTTCGTGTCCGCCGACAAAACAGCGCGTATACCACAACCACCACACATGTTTTGGACAAATGCAATCCTCCGCTCAGGTAGAGACTCGCACGAATCTCGAAGCAGGCTTCATCGACATGTatctaagcagaaaaaaaaaagacggttctATAGGCGAAAATGAAAATTTTGCCTAAAGCAGCGCTCCCTGACGACGTTGCCAAAGGAAACCCAGGCGATGAAATAGAAGGCTGCCAGTTGAAACCGTGAGCTCCGCACAGCCTTTAGTCCTGCGCCTCCTCACATCACTCGAACATTCGTGCTACACACTCGTAAGTGTCCCGGgactcgatttttttttttaaccaagttGGCGGACAACGGCTTTGCTTGGAGTCTGTGGGGCAGAGCCTGCGGGATGTCTTTATAGGCAGGAACCGTTGCGTGCACCAGGTGAAGGAACAAGTAATCCTGGGCACTGAAGGTAGTCCGTAGGCCACACTTAATCCAGGCCACGTACGAGGGGGCTGGTCTATAGTGACACGGTCCCAACACGAACTGCCTCTGCGGCAGGATGGCGTCGCCGAATCATGCAGAGAGGTCTAATCCATGGCGATTCGCAGCAAGAGGGCACTGGGCCTCCGTATAGGTCCCTTCGTGCCACTACCGCAGTGGACGGCTGCCAACAGCACGCTGCAGTCTCTGGCGCGTGCTTTGTTAGTTGCCCATTGCCGCGAACTCTTGAAATGCATGCAGGACCTgcataataatagtaataaaaaaCCTTTTTGAACGACAGCATCGAGAACAAATGAACAAAAATGTAGGGTGACAGCTAAGCTCCGCCTTCAAGGGTACGGCGCGACCGCATTCACGGGCCCCCTCATCTGCTTAGGACCTCAGCGTACTCCACGATTCGCTTCTCATCGCACGGCGCCACCTGTTCACGTGACTTCCACATATCACGTGACTGACTTGCTACACTCGCAACTTACAATGCGGTCCTTCTCTGAATTAGCACGTCTCATCAGCGCACTAATTAGCACTATCAAATCCCCAATTCTCTATGAAGCCCCCCTTTAATAAAGCtgaaccaacgagccttcgtgACCTTCAGTGGCAAGCGTTGCTGTATCGCAACGAAAGGGTCTGCGGGTTCAGCACCGACCCAAATAACCCAATTTACTTTCCAGCGCAATTACTTTTCTCTTGCATGGCTATATACGTCCCCATGAAGTTTGCGACACATCAGGGCATTCAGACACTCATTTATCGAACGTTTTAATCACTTCTGACTGCGtgctgatttttcgctcacgacgccaacgacaccgacgacgtTTAGTTTTCTGAAGAACGGAACACTTGTTATCGCGTTAATAGCCAAACGGAAGAAAAAATGGACAGTTTAAGCACATATATGATGACGGTctaagcaccagaaaaaaaaaattgcttctgaagaaagcaaagatgcagtaactgtttcatttctcggcggacacctcaccCGCGCCATGAGATAAGAGATGaagaaggtagtgaaagaagggaaTACAGAAACAGGCACCGTACTGCAGGGATCCGGAAAAGTAGGGGTATACACTTAAGCGCTACCTTAAAGCATTGATGGTTATCTGCTACTTCCTTTCTTAATTAGTCCCTATTTCTAATTACACGATCGTTAGCATACATCAGTATAGACACACTAGACTACGTGACGCACAGCAAGACACACACGGCCCCTCTTTAACGAAGTCAgatcaggcaataaagaaaaaagaagtcaGTGGCCTAGAGGTTGCATGTTTGAATCTAAACCTGAGGGCCACGAGTTCGATTCCCAACTACTTTCCTTTTCAGCGTAATTAATTTGCTTCGCTTCCTTATATTTCATGATCACATTTAGCTCCTGCTACGACCTCATAGCCAGAATTTAAGTTTTAATCACTTTCATTCCATTTTTAGTCGAGTGACGTCACAACCCTCTCGATATGTATATGTATACGCCAAAGCCTACAGTAGAAACGCAAGAAACAGATCGGTACctgtttaaatttttatttgttgCACAGAGAGGCCTGAGGCCATGAttgggggatgggggggggggggggggaggaaccaCTATTATTTGATCCTCTTTTACCCCATCCTCCCCCAACCAT
The genomic region above belongs to Amblyomma americanum isolate KBUSLIRL-KWMA chromosome 9, ASM5285725v1, whole genome shotgun sequence and contains:
- the LOC144105724 gene encoding uncharacterized protein LOC144105724, translating into MTYGGSSNYLMGMTDPRFDPRMNPLADWSDLMAVRAGREVLMGLKYPADETRRSLYASWLRVLASNQWHDSFDGLMLECLAATPSPTTPEQPLFANMYSVRHPADGPIPDILASVLNLGQLPDLFTDEREPVEPLPTSAGFVDYLADLIRKGGTSRAALDEAGLIIGFCSLALAVAASKPPKEVRAFFRHRLKRALVAAVPTSFNGDMFIPRNRFLCKLALKCVYESGVIKPFFVLLVLGQYAYHLNVEAAPSADIRFLEEGFLNKTKYGRLEVVRLLYAVQKQSGLDAKELNRLIRSYGALRSIAQSSSVVAAFLDHAEEPMQKTRPWCLAPNPSACLDLDLCDHLDYAIRLTALLAPHPEHKLWRRPEFAVVSMSRIKESLLWARVFRRYVRNKKNENSAVR